The Oscillatoria acuminata PCC 6304 genomic interval ATGAAAAATTAAATTGTTTTTATAAAATATTCTGTCTTTAACCCCTGATTAGGGTCAAAAAGCCCCTGTGGGGTGGGATTAATCTCATCTTGAAGGGAAGATTATAGGCAACGCTACGGCTTGAAACCTCCACTTGATCTGATTTACCCAACCGATCCCCGCCTTTGGGGGTAAAGATTTAGGCTGAGGAAGAGTGCCTCTATAATGGTGCATAACGCCTTGGCTTCTACTCCTAGCAATCCTCTATTTTAGAACAGGCACGAGAGATCCATGAGATCAATTCAGATGCTGACTCGGCAACTCGAACAATGGGGAAGAGATTGCGCCCACATTTACTCGCGCAATTTTTCTGACCGCAATCAACGGAAGAGAGGGACCCTCCGTACAGGGTCCCCTCGGTCTTTGCCTCACGAGTTACCCTCCCCTCCCGGTCAAGGTTCAACTGAACTGCGCGCTTGGAGAAAGAGATTCCAATCCCAGATGAATACTACAGTCCATTCCCCTGTCGCCCTTGTGCTGGCAGTGACTTGCCTCACCGCAACTATCGGACAGCGCTTTTACAATCAGCCGCGATTGGATGTAGGCACGATTGCCCCACAAACCTTTATCGCTTCAGAAGACGCTAGGGTAGAGGACACCAAAACCACTGAAGACAATCGCAGGGCGGCCCGCATTGGATCCAGTCCGGTTTTAATGATTGATCGCCCCGTCTCTCAGCAGATGGAGAAAGTCCTGCAACGAGTGTTGGACGAAGGGACCCAATTGCGCCAAGTTGGGGGGCAATTTCCCTTTGTGGATATCACCATCTTGTCTACTTCGACACAGCTTTATTTGAGACAGGCCCCGGAGTGGGAATATAACGCGATGGTGAGGGCGGCGGGAGAAGATACGCCCATGGTAGATATTTCCGCCAATTCAGTTCAGGACCCCGAACAGTCGTCTCCGACAACTTGGGCGATCGAACGGGGTCTGTTAACGGACTCCGGACAGCAAGCGGTGATGGAACTGCAAGCGTACCGCAAACGGGGTGGGTCCGTGGCGTTTTCGGGATTGGTGGAGCAAATTTCCCAGGCGCGTCAAACCTACCGTTTAGCGGTGGCGGCGATCGCAGATACGACCAGTATCACCTCAACTCATATTTATAGTCTCAATTTATTTGAACTCTCTGATGAAGAGTGGATTCAAACTCAATTGGGTCTCGACAATGCCTTACAGCGGATGTTGTCCCAAGGGATTCCACCGGGATTGCCGAAAAATATTCTGCAAATGGCGGTGATGATCCAGTTGGAGGGTCAGGTGCCACAGGGGGCAGTGGAACTCTCTCAGAATTTACTGTTAGAGGTCCTACAGCCTAATTTAACCAAAGATTTAGAACGCACCCGAGTCCGCGCTGAACAAGCGGCCCTGGAAGTCAAGCCGGTTCTTGTCACCATTGAACAAGGGGAGGTGATTATTGAACAGGGTGAACCGATTTCTCAGTCGCAATTTGTGCTTTTAGATCACTTTGATCTGAGTCGCCGAGAAATTAATTGGCCCGGACTGTTGGGGTTTGGCGGAACAGTAACGATCGCCGTGGGGATTTTTTGGTTGGTTCAACGGCGGGTTCATCCGAAGTTACGACGGCGCGATCGCGGTCTGGCATTACTTTTGTCCTTGACGGCACCGCTATTAATTTCTCTGGGGATTCCTTACACGACCTTACCGGCAGTCGGGTTATTACTCGGCAGTTTCTACGGGTCCATCCTGTCGGGGACGGTTGTGGGACTTCTGAGTGTCCTCTTACCCCTAGGCATTGAAATCGAGTGGACTTATTTGCTGGCGAATGCGGCTGCCGGTGTCGTCAGTGGCATCCTAGCCGGACGAATGCGATCGCGAGAAGAACTGGCAATGGTTGGGGGTGTAGCTGGTTTAACCCAAGGTGGAGTTTACCTGATTGGTAGCCTGATTCCCAGTGCCACCGCCGGGACCATCTGGTACACGATTCTGGGGGCTGCTGGGATTCAGGCGATCGCTGGGGTCTCCTGGAGTATTGTCGCCCTCGGCTTGAGTCCCTACCTCGAACATCTGTTTGACCTAGTAACGCCCATCCGTCTGGCAGAACTGGCTAACCCCAATCGCCCCCTCTTAAAACGGTTGGCTTCCGAAGCGCCGGGGACCTTCCAACATACTCTGTTTGTCGCCACCCTCGCCGAAGCTGCCGCCAAGGAACTTAGCTGTAATGTGGAACTGATTCGCACAGGTACGTTGTATCATGACATCGGTAAAATGCACGACCCCCAAGGGTTTATCGAAAACCAAATGGGGGGACCGAACAAACATGATGAAATTGATGACCCTTGGGAAAGTGCGGCAATTATTAAAAAGCACGTCACCGAAGGGCTGGTGATGGCGCGTAAATGCCGTTTACCGAAAGCGATTCAAGCCTTTATTCCGGAACACCAAGGCACAATGTTGATTGCTTATTTTTACCATCAAGCGAAACAACGTGCTCAACAAGAGGGGCGAGAAGTGCGGGATGAAGATTTCCGCTATGATGGTCCAATTCCCCAATCTCGGGAAACGGCGATCGTCATGTTGGCCGACTCTTGTGAGGCAGCCTTACGCAGTCTCAAGGAAGTCACCCCAGAGGAAGCCTTGAATATGGTGAATAAAATTCTCAAAGCCCGGTGGCAAGACAATCAACTGGGTGAGTCCGGTCTGAAACGGGAAGAAATGCCGAAAATTGCCGAAATCTTTGTGAGGGTTTGGCAACAGTTCAATCACAAACGGATTGCCTATCCCAAAGGGGCGCTTTCTCTCCACTCGAAGTAAGGGGAGGGGGAAATTAACCCCCTGCTTGGACTTACCCTTTAACTCCCGTCCCGGCATCCGTGGGGACAATGTATTGCTGCAACAGGAGAAATAACAGTAACACCGGGGCGATGGCGATCGTTGACCCCGCAGCAATCAACCGCCAATCTGCGGAAAATGTCCCTTCTAATCGCGCCACCCCGAGGGGTAAGGTATAAAATTCCGGGCGGTCAATCACCAGTAACGGCCACAGAAAATCACTCCATGACCCAATAAAGACCAACAGCGCTAACGTCACTAGCGCGGGTTTCACCGCCGGAATCATCACATTCCACCAAATCCCTAATTCTGAACAGCCATCCATCCGTCCTGCTTCTTCTAACTCTTTCGGTACTCCTTTAAAGGCTTGGCGCAATAAAAAGATGCCAAAGGCTGAGGCGAGAGAAGGTAAGATAATCCCTAAATAAGTGTTTTTTAATCCCAACTGCACGGTTAAAATATACAAGGGAATCATCACGATTTGAAAAGGAATCATAATCGTAGAGACTATTCCGGAAAAAATCAGATTCCTGCCGGGAAATTCTAATCGGGCTAGGGGATAAGCTGCTAAGGCACAAAATATCACATTAAAGCTCACCGTTAGGACTGCAACCAAGGTACTATTAAAGAGATATTGTCCGAAGGGACTTGCTTCCCATACCCGAACAAAGTTCTGGAATGTGGGTTCTGCGGGGAGGAATTGCGGAGGAATTTGAAAGATGTTTTCATTCGGCGACTTGAAGGCGGTACTCACTAGCCAAATTAAGGGGAGTAGGGTGAGGAAGGCGATCGCACTCAACAGGGCATAAAAACCCAACCGTTTCCATCGGGATTGGGTTTGACGCGCAGCAGTCAGCTTGAGGGAATCTTTCATAAAGGTTAGCCTTGAAAGTTGAGAATAAAGACAATTTAAGTGATTTAAACGGGAATATTTTAGCACAAAAAAATAGGTTTAGTTTATCCCAATCCCGATTTTACTATTTTTAAAGTTTGGCACAACCTCCCTGCATGGAATCGGATAACACCGCGATTTAAAGTGCCCTTTTTTCTAAAGCCTTAACACTTAAAAATGACCCACATCATATCATCAGGTCAGGCAACTTTTCCAATAAACTGATTGAAATCCACTAAAACCGCCTGTTTGATGTCATCCGAGGAGTGAGAACAATCTTGCCTCAAAATATCACATAATCTCTCAATTCCCTACATTGGTTTGGCCTCGTCCCAAGAATTGGCTAAACCGTGGAGGG includes:
- a CDS encoding HD family phosphohydrolase, translating into MRSIQMLTRQLEQWGRDCAHIYSRNFSDRNQRKRGTLRTGSPRSLPHELPSPPGQGSTELRAWRKRFQSQMNTTVHSPVALVLAVTCLTATIGQRFYNQPRLDVGTIAPQTFIASEDARVEDTKTTEDNRRAARIGSSPVLMIDRPVSQQMEKVLQRVLDEGTQLRQVGGQFPFVDITILSTSTQLYLRQAPEWEYNAMVRAAGEDTPMVDISANSVQDPEQSSPTTWAIERGLLTDSGQQAVMELQAYRKRGGSVAFSGLVEQISQARQTYRLAVAAIADTTSITSTHIYSLNLFELSDEEWIQTQLGLDNALQRMLSQGIPPGLPKNILQMAVMIQLEGQVPQGAVELSQNLLLEVLQPNLTKDLERTRVRAEQAALEVKPVLVTIEQGEVIIEQGEPISQSQFVLLDHFDLSRREINWPGLLGFGGTVTIAVGIFWLVQRRVHPKLRRRDRGLALLLSLTAPLLISLGIPYTTLPAVGLLLGSFYGSILSGTVVGLLSVLLPLGIEIEWTYLLANAAAGVVSGILAGRMRSREELAMVGGVAGLTQGGVYLIGSLIPSATAGTIWYTILGAAGIQAIAGVSWSIVALGLSPYLEHLFDLVTPIRLAELANPNRPLLKRLASEAPGTFQHTLFVATLAEAAAKELSCNVELIRTGTLYHDIGKMHDPQGFIENQMGGPNKHDEIDDPWESAAIIKKHVTEGLVMARKCRLPKAIQAFIPEHQGTMLIAYFYHQAKQRAQQEGREVRDEDFRYDGPIPQSRETAIVMLADSCEAALRSLKEVTPEEALNMVNKILKARWQDNQLGESGLKREEMPKIAEIFVRVWQQFNHKRIAYPKGALSLHSK
- a CDS encoding carbohydrate ABC transporter permease; this translates as MKDSLKLTAARQTQSRWKRLGFYALLSAIAFLTLLPLIWLVSTAFKSPNENIFQIPPQFLPAEPTFQNFVRVWEASPFGQYLFNSTLVAVLTVSFNVIFCALAAYPLARLEFPGRNLIFSGIVSTIMIPFQIVMIPLYILTVQLGLKNTYLGIILPSLASAFGIFLLRQAFKGVPKELEEAGRMDGCSELGIWWNVMIPAVKPALVTLALLVFIGSWSDFLWPLLVIDRPEFYTLPLGVARLEGTFSADWRLIAAGSTIAIAPVLLLFLLLQQYIVPTDAGTGVKG